The genomic DNA ATCAGAGCCTGTAAACGGCGGGCTTCCGGTGTGGCGGGTGCAGAAATACATGATCTTCGAGGTTCCGCTTTCAGCGGAGGGAACAGCTCTAAAAATTGGCGATAAGGTTACCCTGCATACCGATGGCCTGCAGGTGACCGCGACCACCACAAGCGGCGTTGCGGAGATTGCCGCGATTGACGGGACTGCGATCGGGGACACCGTGGCAGTCCGATTCTAAGGGGGGATAGAGATGGCAGGCATTACATTCAGCAAGGGGTCAGGCCTGAACGAATCCATTTACGGAAAGAGCGCCGAACCCATTATGATGTTTATTGAGAAGAAAGCGGAAGCCTTTGAACAGAAGGCGATTGCGCCGCTGATCTTCAAGGAAAGCACCTCGAAGAACTTTGCGGAAAAGATCACTTCGATGACTTCCATGAACGGCTTCCAGCCGGTAGGTGAGGGTGGTGCATATCCGAAGGACGAGATGCAGGAGGGCTTTGACAAGATCCTTGAGCATGAGACCTGGAAGGATCAGTTCGTCATCACCCGCGAGATGGTGGAGGACGCGAAGCTCTTAGACATGAACAAAAAGCCGCTCGGCTTCGTGAACGGCTACTACCGCACCCGCGAGCAGTTCGCGGCGGCGCTTCTGGCGGGCGGCATTTCCGGAACTTCCGTGGCCTTTGGCGGGAAAAGCTTCTCAACCGCAGGCGCGGACGGGAAGGCGGTCTTTGCGACCGATCATCCGGCAAAGGTGAAGGGCGCTGCACAGTCGAACAAGTTTTCGGATGCGTTTTCGAACGCAGCGCTCGGGAAGCTCGAAACCCGGATGCAGAACTTCACCGACGACAATAGGAATATTTTGGCGGTCACGCCCAATACCATCGTTATTCCCAACGACGCAGGACTGAAAAACGATGTGTTCGAGGCGATCGGCGCGGACAAAGACCCGGATACCAGCAACAACGGCTTCAACTACCAGTATGGGCGTTGGAGTGTCATTGTGTGGCCGTATCTCAACCAGTTCCTTGCTTCCGGCGTGAAGCCGTGGATTCTGATGGATTCCACCTACAATGAGGAAGTGGGCGGCGCGCTCTGGCTCGACCGCGTGAAGCTCGAGGTCAAAACCTGGGTGGACAACAACAATGACAATAACGTGTGGAACGGCTACGCGCGTTTCATTGCCGGTTTTGCGGACTGGCGGTTTGCCGCTGTCGGCGGGATCACCGGCGCGACCGCGCTTTAAGGCATGAGAAAAGGCCCGTCCGGGATGGGCGGGCCTTGCACCTTGACAGCCGAATATCAGACTGGGTATAATGATCGCAGGCACTGTCGATCCCAGCGGCAGGCGGTTAAGTCTTAGCCCCTGAAAGGGGGCGTTGCTTATGGATTATGGTTGGATCATCCTTGTGCTGATCGCAGCAACCGGATACATACTCGCAATAAAAAAGAAGTAGCCGCCCACACGTCCAAATGTAGCGGCTACTCTTTGTAACTCTACTGGGGCGTAACCGTCTGTCGGCAGTGCCCTTTTGTATCTTTATTATACCGTGGCATATGAGAAGTGTCAAGCCGTCAGTCTGATATTCAGGCTGACGGCTTTTCTATTTGGATTGGGAGGAAATGTGGATGACCTGGAAAGAAATCAAAATAGCGGCCCTGCAGCGGATGTTTGCCATTCCTGGCGACGATATCGTGATGGACGATACCACCCAGCCGTATTTGCTTTCAATGCCCGCTGCGGCGAACGAAGCGCTGCAGCTTTTGTCCACGGCGGGAAAGTTCCTCATCAAATACCATGAGCTTGAGCAGGACGGGACGCAGGCAGGCATCCAGCGCTACGACCTGCGGGCGCTCTGCGACGATTATTATTCGGTGAAGGACAACCAGATCTTTGTGGAGGACGAAAACGGCTACCGACAGGAAACCGGCTTTGTGTTTGAAGGGGACAGTATCCTTGTCCTGCCCGGCGAGCGGGCGGGAAAGTGGCGAATCTACTATAACGCCTATCCGGCAGAGATCACGAAGGACACGGTGGACGACTACGAATTGCCGCTTGACCCCGAGGTGGCGGTGCTCATCCCGCTTTATATCGTGTCACAGCTCTACAAGGACGATGACATCTCCCAGTCCGTGCAGTTTCGCAACGAGTTCGAGACGGCACGGGAGGAACTGCGTGGGGCGGTTACCCCGGTGGTGCAGACCGAATTTTTGAGCGCAAGGGGCTGGTGGTAGTATGGCGCAGTTCAAAATCCCGAGCGGGCCGGATATCTCGATCCTCAATATTGAAAACCTCAAGGGGGTAGACCTCTACAACTCCCCGTCGAACGTGGAGAACTACCGCAGCCCGGACGCGCCCAACATGATCCGGGACGTGCCGGGCAAGGTGCGCAAGCGGATGGGCTACCACCTGACGGAAACCTACGACGGGCGGATTAACGGGGTGCATAAGCTCGTGGACGACAGCGGCGAGCACATCATCATCCACGCCGGGACAAAGCTCTACCTGAACGGTGAGGCCATTTATACGGAAATGAACGATGTCCGTTCCAAGGCGTACCAGCTGAAAAAGAAGCTCTATATTCTGGATGGAAAGAAATTTCTGGCCTACGGCGAGTTTGAGGAAGAAGGCGTGAAGGCCTATGCCGTGAAGCCGGTTTCCGAAAAGGCCTATGTCCCAAAGATCATCATATCCCGCGACCCGGAGGGCGGGGGAACGGCGCTGGAACCAATCAACCTGCTCGGCTCCAAATGGACGGAGAGCTTCTATGGAAAGTCTAGCGTGACCAAGTACCAGCTCAGTTATGGGAATCTCGACGAAACGAAGGTAACGGCGAAGAAGATGACCTCCTCCGGGGTATGGAAGGATCTCGCGGAAACCACCGATTTCACCGTTGACCGGGAAAAAGGGATCGTCACCTTCACATCCGCGCCCGGCGCAACGCCTGTAACCGGCCAAGATAATGTGGAGATCACCGCCTCCCGGCTGTGGGGGGAATATGAATATAAGACCGAGAACTTCACCGGAACGGGGAGCCAGAAGGATTTCGTCCTGACAACCGCAATTGGCGATGAGAAACTGACCGCGACCGTGGGAGATAAAAAGTATACGGAGGGCGACGGCTTTACCGTGAAGCGCACCACCAAGACCGTGACCTTCACCGCCGCGCCCGCCTCTGGCGCCGCCGTGAAAATCACCTACAAGGCGTTTTCCTATGCCTACGCGGATAAGATTAACCACTGCGATATCGCGGTGCTCTACGGCGTGAACGGCGCGTCCGACCGGCTGTTTGTGACAGGCAATCCCAAATATCCAAATTACGACTGGTATTCTGAGATGAACGACCCGACCTATTTCGGGGATCTCTGGTATTCGGTTATCGGGCAGGACAGCTCCCGGATTCTCGGCTATTCCATTGTGAACGACCGGCTGGCGGCGCACAAGGACGAAGGGGACGACGGGCGAAACATTGTCCTGCGGTATGGGTCACTGCAAAACGAAAAGGCGGCTTTCCCAATTGTGGGGGCGCTGCAAGGCGCGGGGGCGCTCGGAAAGTACACCTTCGCATATATTTCCTCCGAACCGGTGTTTTTGACGCGGCTTGGGGTATATGCGATTACGCCCGCCGACATCACCGGCGAACGTTATGCGCAGAACCGGAGCTTTTATATCAACAAGGCATTGCAGGAGGAAGCGAATCCGGAAGAGGCGTATGGATTTGCTTACAAGGATTTCTACCTGCTTTCCCTGAACGGGACGGTATATCTTCTGGACGGGTTACAAAAGACCTATGAGAAGAACCAGCCATATTCGGTCTACCAGTACGAGTGCTATTACTGGACAGGGATCAATGCGCGTATCCTGTGGGAACAGGACGGGGCGCTTTGCTTCGGCACGGGCGACGGAAAGATCATGAAATTCTACACCGACCCGGAGGCGCAGGAAAGCTACAACGACAACGGACAGGCGATTATTTCCCATTGGGATCTTCCGGATATCGACGGGAAGTATTTCTATAAGAACAAGACCTTCCGGTATATCGCGGTGCGGCTGGCTTCTGCCATTGCGACCGGCGTAAGGATCAAGGTGCAGAAAAAGGGTATCTGGTATGATCTGTGGGATTCCGGGGGCAAAGCGCGGTATTTCGACTTTGGGTATATCGATTTTGGGAAACTGTCTTTCTCATCCGACCGCACGCCGCGCACCCTGGGTCGAAAAATCAAGATCAAAAAGGTGGATAAGGCGCGGTTTCGGCTGGAAAACAACGAACTGAACGAACCGTTCGGAATTTACAATATCGCGCTCGAATTCGTGGAAGATAAGAACTATAAGGGGTAGGGCACGCTGCCCACCGCTTCGGCGGATTTGGGATAAGGAGTGGTGAAATGGCGATTGCAGATAGGAAGATCACAGATGAACAAATAACCACATACGGTGTAGTTTCGCAGCCGGATGTTCTTTCAGGAACCCCAGCGGCTAATAAGGCTGTATTTGACAAACTGATAAGGGATTCTATCAAAGCAAACTATAACGGGCTGATTGACGCGCTCACGTCCACGACTGGCGCAAATGAAATCGGAGCACAGGTCACGGGCATAACCGGCCAGACGGTGCAGCTCATTTTGTCGGCTTTAAAGGTGCTGGTTGACGACTGCTACACCAAAGCGGAAGCCGACGCGGAGATCGGGACAGAAACCAATACGCTGGTGCAGGATATCACTATCAATATGGATACGGGAGTAATCACAGTCACCAAAAAGGACGGAACCAGTGTAAGCACTGACACGGGAATTGAAAAAATAGCGCTGGACGTTTACCTGGACGGGACGGATTTTGTTCTCGTACTGGAAGATGGAACCCAGCAGCGGGTGAGCCTTTCATCCTTCATTGACACCTACACTTTTTCCAATACCGATACCATTGCCTTTACCGTTACGGGGACGGGCAACAATAAGGGCGTGTCGGCCACTGTGCGAAACAACAGTATCACTTTGGCAATGCTGGCAGTGGACGCGGTGACGGAGATCCAGACGAATGCAACGGCGGCACAGCAGAGTGCGGCAGCAGCACAGGCAAGCAAGGAAGCGGCAGCGGCTTCGGCCAATACAGCGCAGGCTGGGGCGAATACGGCAACCTCCAAAGCCTCCGAAGCGTCCACAAACGCGGTACTTTCCCAGAGCTACGCAAAGGGTGGCACAGGGACGCGGACGGGCGAGGACACCGACAATGCGAAGTTCTATAAGGAACAGGCCGCGCAGGTGTCCAGCACGGCGGTTGCGGCGGCGCAGACAGCGACCAGTGAGGCGAACCGGGCAAAGAGCGAGGCGGACCGGGCGGCGGAGATTGTGGGCGGGGATTACGCGACAAGGACAGAGCTGGAAACCGGCCTTGCGGGGAAAGTGGATGTTGTAACCGGCAAGGGCCTGTCCACGAACGACTACACCACCGCCGAAAAGGAAAAACTCGCGGGGATTGCAGAGAACGCGAACAACTATGTCCATCCGGCCACGCACAGCGCACAGATGATTGACGAGACGGATACGAGGATGTTTGTCACGCCCGCTGAAAAAGCGGATTGGAATGGCAAGGCTGACCCATCCGACCTCATCACCGTAACCCTCCCCGTGGCCTCATGGGTCAAGGACAGCACCCGCGAGATGTGGACGCAGGCGGTAACGCATAGCTCCATTGTGGACGATGTGCGCATTGGGATCAGCGTGGACGACGACACACAGCTTGCCCTTATGGACGCGGGCGTAACCTTACGGATTGACAATAACAATGGCACAGCTACGGCAAAAGCATTTGGAGCGATCCCAGAGAGTAACATCACGGTGCAGCTGACCTTAACGCCTGTGGAGGTGGTAGCGTGATCTACGGCGAAGAACTAGGCGCGGGCGGGATCAGTACAAAGACGATCCCACCGCAGGGGCTTAATTTGACCTTAAAGGGCGGTAACGGCAGGATCGACTGCACCTTTACCGGGATCACCTCACAGTGGCTGTATCTCGGGCAGTATTACCGGCTCATTGCAAAACCCGGCAGTGCGCCGACCTCCCCAATGGACGGCGTACAGATTAAGGACGTGCAGGTCGGGGCAATCGGGGATGCGGTTATCTCCGCGAGCATCGAGGGGCTTACCAATGGGGTGCAGTATTATGTGCGGCTCTATGTGAGAGGTGAGAATGGCTGGCAGACCAGCGTGGACGCGGTGGGGACGGCTACGCCGGTGGCGGGGATCGCGATTAGCACTTTGGCGGTGGGGTCAGAGGTCAAGCTAAATCTCGGTGGCGTGCCATATAATCATTTGGTTGTACATCAGGGGAATCCGGACGCGACGCTGTACGACGCGAGTTGTGACGGAGCATGGTGCATGATTAAAGATATCTACGAAAAAAGAGCATGGGGAGACCTTTCTGCCACCAATTATGCAAAAAGTGCGGTTCACGAATACCTTAATACCACCTATTTGGGGCTGTTTAATAGTGGAATTCAGAACGCCATTAAGCAGGTTAAAATTCCATACGCAAGGAGCTTGTCCCAAACATCGGTTAATTCAGGTGAAAACGGGTTACTTACAAAGGTTTTTTTGCCAGCCTCATTTGAGCTAGGGCTAAATAGTAGCGAATGGAACATATCATTGGATGGAAAAAAGCTAAATTATTTTTTATCAGGATCTAGTGAAGTTGCAAGGCAGAAAAGGGTAGCCTACTTTAATGGGGTTAAAACTATGTGGTGGACAAGAAGTTCCAATTCCGATTATTCTCGCCCAGTTGCACCTGCTGAGAATGGCAGTCTTGCCAGCACAGACAGAACAAGTGTAATTGGAGTTCGTTCCATAATTATTTTTCCGTCAGATTTTCTCCTCGCCCCAGAACCCAACCCGGACGGCAGCTATAGCCCGCTCACAGCATAAGGAGGTGATCCCATGTCAGACATAAAAGGCAAGGCCCTATCCTTTGGCGGGATTAACACCCGCGACCTTGCGCCGCAGGTGGAGAACCTCACGCTCAAAGGCGGGGACGGCAAAATAGACGCAACCTTTAGCGCGGTGGATGCGGCATACGCCTCACTGGTCAAATACTACGTCGTGACCGCCAACACCCACATGCCCGGCGGCCCATCGGACGGCGTGTCGGTCATGGTAATGCCGGGAACGGGGACGCTCTCATGTGTTCTGTCGGGGCTGGAAAATGGTGTGATCCATCATGTGCGGGTATTTATCCGGTGTACCTACGGCTGGCAGACAAGCCCTATGGCCTATGGGGTGTGTACGCCTATGGCGGGGATCGCGATTAGCACCTTGGCGGTGGGGAGTGAAGTCAAGATCAACCTTGACGGAGTGGCTTACAATCATTTGATCGTACAGCAAGGGAACCCGGATGCGGCGCTTTATGACGCGAGCTGTGACGGGATATGGTTGTTGATGAAGGATATTTATGAAATGCAGCAGTGGCATAGCGCCAATATCAACGACTATGCCGACAGTACAATTCACAGCTATCTGAACAGCACCTTTGTCGCCAAGCTTGATGCTAACATTCAAGTTGCCATAAAACAGGTGAAAATCCCTTATCGTGCCGGCGCTGGCACCAGCAAAAGCGTTACGAGCGGTGCTAATGGTCTGCCCGCAAAAGTGTTTTTGCTGAGTTCTACGGAAGTCAGCTTTAACCACAGCTATATGCCTACCCGTGAAGGCGCAGAGCTGTCCTACTTCGCAGGTTGTGCAGACAACAGTTCCGACAGCAAGCGTATTGCAACACTGAACGGTTCCACAATGCACTGGTGGCTCCGCTCCCCGGCCATCATCGACTCCACGTACGCCTCGTACGTCGGCTATGGCGACTGGCAAAACTCCAAGTGTTCCAACTCTGGCGGCGTCCGCCCTGCGTTTATCCTTCCTTCCGACCTACTTCTCGCCCCCGCTCCCAATCCCGATGGCTCTTACAGCCCACTTTAAGGAGGCAATATGATCTACATAGACAACACGCAATACCCCGACGCAATCGCGTCCGTCACAATGGCGCGAATCAATGACCAAAGCGAGGAGATACTCATCCTTGCATTCCCGGCCACGGATCACGACGCAATCCGTGCCCTGCTCGACCCGGCGCAAGAAATCCGCGACGAAAAGGAAACCACCATAAGCCGGTACATCCCGCGCATCTGCTATGATATCGCGGACATGGACGGCAGGACGTGGGCCAAAATCCGTTTGCGCAGCCGCAGCACCGGGGACAACCCAGCGTATTATCAGGCGCGGTCCGTGGATGCGGAACAGCGATACACCGACGCAGACCTTGCTCGGCTGGAGGCCGAACAGCGGGCAACCGATATGGATTTACAGCTATTGGAGGTGCAGAGCAATGAGCAAATATGACGATATCGCACAGCGCTACGCAGATGGCGGTGTGCGGGATGATCAACTGGACGGCACCGGGGCAGAGACAGGCAGCGTCTATCTGACCCGCAATTATGTCGCCCTGGGCGCAATCACGCAGGAACAGGCCAACGCGATCCGAGCGGGAGCGGTTGATCCGCAGGTAGCCGATCTGCAAGCGCAGCTCGAGACGCAGCAACAGATCAATGAGATTATCACGGGAGGCGAGACGGTATGATTACCACAATCGAACAGGCGCGGGAGTACCGCGCAAAGATAGAGGCAACGACTGTGTACGCTCCGCCGGAGGTCGCCGTCAAGGAGCCGAGCCTTTATCCGGTCTGGTCGCCGGATGCGGTCAATTACTATGACGGGACGGACGGCAAGCATCCTCAGAGTAAAGTGCGCGGTCGCATACACCCGGACAGGCTCTATAAGTGTACGGCCCCGCATACATCGCAAGAGAGCTGGGAGCCGGATGCGACTCCCGCCCTCTGGACGGTGATCGACGAGACGCACGCGGGGACTGTGGATGACCCCATCCCGGCAGCACGCGGCATGGAGTATACCTATGGTCTGTACTACCTCGACGGCGAGGATGGCAACATCTATCTCTGCGAGCGCAGCGGGGCTACGCTGGGCGACAAGATTACCCTGCAATATCTGCCGCATGAGCTGGTGGGGCAGTATTTTACACTTTACACACCCGAGACTGTATAAGGAGGATCAAGATGGATTTTAAAGAGTTTTTCACATGGGAATATATCGCAACCTTTGCGGGGTGCATGGCCTGCACCGGCGTAATCACCCAGTTTATTAAGAACTGGCTGGACAGTCTCGTACATATCCCGACGCAGCTACTTGCCTACCTTGTGGCCCTTGTGGTGCTGCTGGCGGCGCAGGGCTTCACGGGGGCGCTCACGCCGTCGATGGCGGCGCTTGACCTGCTTAACGCTGTGCTGATCGCCACGGCGGCCAGCGGAGCCTACGATGGGATCAAGCGGATTGGTGGCGGCAATGGCTGACGTTGTGGCGCGCGGGATCGATATTTCCTCCCATCAGGGCGAGATCGACTTTGCGAAGGTCAGGGCGGCGGGATACTCCTACGTCATCATCAAGGCGGGACAGGGCTTGCGGGAATTCCAGACCTTCCGGGGGAAGTACCTGCCCGCCGTACTCGCCGCCGGTCTCGACTGGGGCGCGTACTGGTGGAGCGACGCGGTGACTGTGGACGAAGCCAGACGGGAGGCGGAGGTCTTTGTGGCGGCACTCGGGAAGCTGAGGCCGACCTATCCGGTCTATATGGATCAGGAATATGCTTCGCCCTGTGGTCAGTGGGGGCTGAATCAGGGAAAACAGACCCGCACCGATATGGCGGCGGCGTTCCTGCAAACGCTCGAACAGGCCGGATACTATGCGGGACTCTATGCCTCAAAGGACTGGTTGGAACATTGGGTAAATGCGGACAAGCTCAAAAACTACGATAAGTGGGTGGCGCAGTACGCGGCAAAATGCACCTATGGCGGGGCTTATGGGATGTGGCAGCACCACGGAGATGTGCCGGGGTTCGTGGGCCGCTGCCCGGGGATCAGCGTACCGGTTGACCTCAACGACTGCTACCGGGATTACCCGGCGATTATCAAGGCAAACGGCCTCAACGGATGGGGCGCGCAGGAGCCGTCTGGCGAGATGGTGCCGCGCGGTGAATACGAATCCATGAAAGCCGAGCGGGACGCTTTGCAAACGAAATATGACGGGCTGGTAGCCGATATACAGGCGGTGATCAGCAAATACAGGGGGTAATAGGATGGATGATTTAGCCGTAAGACTGGCCGAAGTAGACCAGCGGGGAAAGTCTAATTCCCATCGGATAGACGACCTTGAAAAGCGGGCGGACACCTTGCAGGAGCTGACAACCTCAGTGAAGCTGCTGGCGGCGAACATGGAACGGATGGCGTCGGAACAGATGAAACAGGGGGACAGGCTCACAGCGCTGGAAAAGCAGCCGGGGGAACGCTGGAACAGCATGACAAGGACAATCTTCACCAGCGCAGTATCCACCCTGTCAGGCGGGCTTGTGGGGGCGCTGGTGGCAATGATGATTAGATAGGGGTGATATCATGGCGAAGGGAAAAGCGGGCAATACCAAAACCGAGGGTGGAAAAAGTTATGTTCAGACTTCCAGTGGCCTATGGGTAAGCGCGGACAGTGATTCCGGGAAAAAATGGTCGAGCAGTTCTTCCGGGAACAAGTCCAGTTCGTCAAAATCCAGCTCCTCCAGTAGCTCAAAGTCGTCTAAACCCGGAGTCAATCCGGGACAGATCAAAACCGAGCGCGGCAAGACCTACGTACAGGGCGCGAATGGCGGCTGGTACAGCATGGATGACAAGTACGGGCAGAATGTATATAACAAGTACAATAACGGCTCTTCCGGCGGAAGTTCCGGCAAGGGAGGATATACCCAGAGAACGCAGGTTGCCGGATCTTATATTGATAACTCCGGGAACAGTAAGAATGCAGCGAATAACAAAGGCGGATACAACGGATACACGGTTTTCAAAAATGAGAAGGGCGAGTGGGGAACCGGAAAAGAGGGCTACGAGTATACCGGCGCAAGAACCGGAACGGGAAAAGACCCGGTTGCGAGACTAAAGAACGGCGCGATGGTTGGGCTTTCCTACATAAGCCGTAACCCGGACAAGGATTATTATTCGCTCGACTACGTAGCGCCGAATACCGCGAAGAACCGTTCGCAGATTTCGGACAGTGCGAAAGCCTATGTCGACTGGAACTACGGGACAGACTTTGGCAACAGCGATTACCGTTACCCCTACGGTTCGGACGAATACAACTGGGTTTATGACAATCTCGTCGCGGGCCGGGGCATGAGCGGCGGAGCGCTCCCGATTGACAGCCCGGAATATCAGGCGATATGGGGAAGCGGGAGCTTCAACCAGGCGGCGTATGATTCTTTACTTGCGCAGGGGAGGATTGCGGGGAAATGGGACGGCAGCGCGAACGGCGCAACGAACTATCCGGCGGGCTATGACAGCAAAGGAAAGGCGAATCCTATGACGGGATATGATGATTCTTATTTGAATCAGGCGATGCGGGCGGCACTTGACGCAAATGAAGCCGCAACCAGAAGGGCGACAGCCGCTTACGACGGATACCGGGACGATATCAACAGCAATGCGGAAGATGCAGCGCGGCAGGCGTTTATCGCCATGCAGCAGAATAAAGTGAACCTGCCGCAGCAGATGGCGGCGATGGGAAACTCAGGCGGCCTCACCGAAAGCGCCCTGCTGGGACTGCAAACTGGATACGAAAACGACCGCAACTCGATCATGAAGGGCGCGAATTCCGACCTTGCTGCGCTTGACCGGCAGATAGCAGAGTTGGAAGCGCAGGGCGATATGAACCGCGCGCAGATCATTGCGGACTATCGCAACCGGCAGTATGAGGCGCAGATGAGGGCGGCGGAGCTGGCAGCACAGCAAGCATTCCAACAGCAGCAGGCGCAGGAGGAATTCGAGCGGCAGAAGGAATTGTTGGCATACCGGAATAGCCTGACTGGATCGGGCGGCTCTGGGGGCAATTCGGGATTGAGCACAACGGACAAATGGCTTTATGATAATGGCATGGTTGATAATGACTATATTATGTCGAAGCTTGGTATTGTGCCGTCCGCAGGCGGGATGCAAACTTTATCTCCAGAAGGCGCTGCATTTGATTCCGCCATGCAAAGAAATCTTACCGGAAGGCAGGCTGGTTATGTGAGCGATCAGCAATTGGCAAACGATATCAAGTACGCGATAGAAAGCGCGCTGAATCAGGGCCAGATTTCACAAAGTGATGCAAGGATTTTGGCGAACATGTACGGAATTCCGGCAGTGGGGTGACGCTATGGCAAGGTATGAAATCCCAGAGGAATACAGAAAAAATCTTCAAATTAATTTGAGCGGAAATAAGCCGGTTCTTCAGAAAGATCCGGCTTTTCTCCCATATAAAAATACTGCCCCGGCGGTTGCGGCAAAATCTCCAGCACCCACAATGGCGGACTTCAAGAAATATGATTACGCGCAGTCTAAGGACATCCTCCCCAGAAAACAATCCACCATCCAGTGGGGAGGCAAGACGGACGACCTCACGAATCTGCCCTTCAAGAACACAAGAGCGGTCGACGATTATCTTGTGAATCAGGGCTTCATGCAGCAGAAGGCAAACCGGCCCGTACTGTCAGCGCCGAGCGGGAATTCTGTGTTGCCAATCAAAAAGCCAACGGCATTGGAGCGCGTAGACAGCTTTATAAAATCCACGGGCTCCGGAGCCATGAACGCGGTTTCCGGGATTTTCGATTATATGGGAAATCTGCCGGTGAAAACAGCACAGGAAAGAGTTTCCGCACGGGACGACTATTTCCGGATGTGGGAGCAAGCGAAAGCGAATCCCGCGCTTCTGCGTGACAAAGAATTCCAGAGCAGATTATTGCAGGCGCAGTTAACAGCTTCTTCGGGATATAACTGGATGGATGATACGCTCGCGCAGTTTGATCCTACGGCCTCCTCAACCGCAAGTCAGATGTTGCAGGAACAGCAGGCAAAGAGCGCGCAGAAACTCAAAGAGGGCATGAGCCCCGCAGCCAGCGCCGTGACGGATGTTGCGCTTGCAGGCACAGATATGGCCCTGAAATTTGGGCTATCAAGCGCAATGGGCGTGCCCTTCCTTGCCTTTATGGGCGCTGACAGCGGCGCACAGGCGGGACAAAACGCTTTGAATGAAGGTTACAGCGCCAG from Anaerotruncus rubiinfantis includes the following:
- a CDS encoding DUF6273 domain-containing protein — protein: MSDIKGKALSFGGINTRDLAPQVENLTLKGGDGKIDATFSAVDAAYASLVKYYVVTANTHMPGGPSDGVSVMVMPGTGTLSCVLSGLENGVIHHVRVFIRCTYGWQTSPMAYGVCTPMAGIAISTLAVGSEVKINLDGVAYNHLIVQQGNPDAALYDASCDGIWLLMKDIYEMQQWHSANINDYADSTIHSYLNSTFVAKLDANIQVAIKQVKIPYRAGAGTSKSVTSGANGLPAKVFLLSSTEVSFNHSYMPTREGAELSYFAGCADNSSDSKRIATLNGSTMHWWLRSPAIIDSTYASYVGYGDWQNSKCSNSGGVRPAFILPSDLLLAPAPNPDGSYSPL
- a CDS encoding carbohydrate-binding protein produces the protein MITTIEQAREYRAKIEATTVYAPPEVAVKEPSLYPVWSPDAVNYYDGTDGKHPQSKVRGRIHPDRLYKCTAPHTSQESWEPDATPALWTVIDETHAGTVDDPIPAARGMEYTYGLYYLDGEDGNIYLCERSGATLGDKITLQYLPHELVGQYFTLYTPETV
- a CDS encoding glycoside hydrolase family 25 protein, translating into MGSSGLVAAMADVVARGIDISSHQGEIDFAKVRAAGYSYVIIKAGQGLREFQTFRGKYLPAVLAAGLDWGAYWWSDAVTVDEARREAEVFVAALGKLRPTYPVYMDQEYASPCGQWGLNQGKQTRTDMAAAFLQTLEQAGYYAGLYASKDWLEHWVNADKLKNYDKWVAQYAAKCTYGGAYGMWQHHGDVPGFVGRCPGISVPVDLNDCYRDYPAIIKANGLNGWGAQEPSGEMVPRGEYESMKAERDALQTKYDGLVADIQAVISKYRG
- a CDS encoding phage major capsid protein gives rise to the protein MAGITFSKGSGLNESIYGKSAEPIMMFIEKKAEAFEQKAIAPLIFKESTSKNFAEKITSMTSMNGFQPVGEGGAYPKDEMQEGFDKILEHETWKDQFVITREMVEDAKLLDMNKKPLGFVNGYYRTREQFAAALLAGGISGTSVAFGGKSFSTAGADGKAVFATDHPAKVKGAAQSNKFSDAFSNAALGKLETRMQNFTDDNRNILAVTPNTIVIPNDAGLKNDVFEAIGADKDPDTSNNGFNYQYGRWSVIVWPYLNQFLASGVKPWILMDSTYNEEVGGALWLDRVKLEVKTWVDNNNDNNVWNGYARFIAGFADWRFAAVGGITGATAL
- a CDS encoding DUF6273 domain-containing protein gives rise to the protein MIYGEELGAGGISTKTIPPQGLNLTLKGGNGRIDCTFTGITSQWLYLGQYYRLIAKPGSAPTSPMDGVQIKDVQVGAIGDAVISASIEGLTNGVQYYVRLYVRGENGWQTSVDAVGTATPVAGIAISTLAVGSEVKLNLGGVPYNHLVVHQGNPDATLYDASCDGAWCMIKDIYEKRAWGDLSATNYAKSAVHEYLNTTYLGLFNSGIQNAIKQVKIPYARSLSQTSVNSGENGLLTKVFLPASFELGLNSSEWNISLDGKKLNYFLSGSSEVARQKRVAYFNGVKTMWWTRSSNSDYSRPVAPAENGSLASTDRTSVIGVRSIIIFPSDFLLAPEPNPDGSYSPLTA